In one Acanthochromis polyacanthus isolate Apoly-LR-REF ecotype Palm Island chromosome 20, KAUST_Apoly_ChrSc, whole genome shotgun sequence genomic region, the following are encoded:
- the LOC110970710 gene encoding ribonuclease inhibitor-like — protein sequence MFHCYSNRKEKVLEDFLGTDWENENRGTLDVFLKRVMEKSLRSKNGHLDRFVRFLHGLCLESNQRLLRGLLGQTENHPEMIQRVIINLKEMKSDEMSPDKSINIFHCLMEMKDLSVHQEIQEFLQSEDRLEKELSEIHCSALAYMLLMSEEVLDELNLNTYSISNEGKLRLIPAVRNCRKFRLYNCGLSESHCEVVASALKSNPSHLIELDLRGNNLQDSGVKHLSAGLQSPNCKLETLRLWDCSLSEISCDSLVSALKSNPSHLEHLDLSFNNLQDSGVKHLSGFLESPDCILKILRLRECSLSEISCDSLLSALKSNPSHLIYLDLSRNNLQDSSVKHLLDLVKSPDCILKTLRWK from the exons atgttccactgttacaGCAACAGGAAGGAGAAGGTTCTGGAGGACTTCCTGGGAACAGACTGGGAAAACGAGAACAGAGGCACTCTGGATGTGTTCCTGAagagagtgatggagaaatcCCTGAGAAGTAAAAATGGTCACCTAGACAGGTTTGTtcgcttccttcatggcctctgtctggagtccaaccagagactgTTAAGAGGTCTGCTGGGTCAGACAGAGAATCatccagaaatgatccagagagTCATCATCAACCTGAAGGAGATGAAGAGTGATGAAATGTCTCCAGACAAAAGCATCAACATattccactgtctgatggagatgaaggatctctcagttcatcaggagatccaagagttcctgcagtcagagGACAGATTAGAGAAGGAACTCTCTGAGatccactgctcagctctggcctacatgctgctgatgtcagaggaggttctggatgaaTTGAACCTGAATACGTACAGTATATCAAACGAGGGAAAACtgagactgattccagctgtgaggaactgcagaaagtttcg ACTTTATAACTGTGGActctcagagagtcactgtgaagttgtggcctcagctctgaagtccaacccctcccatctgatagaactggacctgagaggaaacaacctgcaggattcaggagtgaagcatctttctgctggactgcagagtccaaactgtaaactggagactctcag attgtgggactgcagtttgtcagagatcagctgtgattctctggtctcagctctgaagtccaacccctctcatctggaacatctggacctgagtttCAACAACCtacaggattcaggagtgaaacatctgagtggttttctggagagtccagactgcattctGAAGATtctgag actGAGGgaatgcagtttgtcagagatcagctgtgattctctgctctcagctctgaagtccaacccctcccatctgatatatctggacctgagcaggaacaacctgcaggattcatcagtgaaacatctgttagatcttgtgaagagtccagactgcatcctgaagactctgag atggaagtga